DNA from Denticeps clupeoides chromosome 7, fDenClu1.1, whole genome shotgun sequence:
aagatatAGGACCCTTTGGATTTGTGTAATATTCTAATGATGGTGACATCTTCTTTTTTCCATAGTCTGGTGAAGTGGATTGAGGAGGTTGTGCCCGAGGACCCTTTCCTGAACCCAGAGTTGATGAAGAACAACCCCTGGGTGGAGAAGGGAAAGTGTATAATCCTGtagtgggtggggggggggacaggacGCGTCCCTGCCCTTCCCCCAGAGTCTGCACTGGGCCGCGGCAGGATGACGCTCTCCTTACCCACCTTCCTGCCCAAATCCTCCCCTCACTATGAATGTACAACAGCTGAACATCCTGATGAGGACCACCGCTACCATTACACCGAAAACATGAGCGCCATGCAGTCACTTGCAAGATTtgaaagcaagaaaagaaaattgcCATGCATTACTATTATAATCATAAATGTCTTTATATCTTTATatacaattaacatttttggggatttttttttttgcatattattcCTTTGGTGTTGTCAATGCAGCTTGCGCTTTTTTGTTAATGAGTTCAAGCATAGTGTCAAATTCCCACTGCCAGTAACAGGTTGATAGATGACTGCCTACatcaaagaagaggaagaatgagaagagagagagagagatagaatgCATCTAGAAATGATCTTTATTTAGAAACTATTGAAGTCTGAGGCAATCTTGTGagcttcctctttttctttgtaGTCTGCAAATCATTCCTGCAGGCCAATGCACTTAAACACGCTGCACCCTCACAGAATTCTTCTTTTCAGGCATGTACAGAtgaatctgtttaatttattaacttatttatagtaatttatttatttatgggcCGAAGCTGTGTAATTTAGAGGTTACCATGGCCTTtttgagtgattttttttttatttgtttatttattgtccaCACCATCCCTTCCTTCATTTGAAAATATTGCCACCATCAGATACTGCCTTGTACACTGTTTCCTTAAAATgagaatgtatgtgtgttgtaagGGTTTGGTAAACCATTGGCAACCTCAGCTTTTgatttgtgtgtatgcatgaagCTGACGGGTTGCGCACTGGCCTGGGCGTTGGCCACAGCGTCCAGCAGCACAATCTGTTCATTGCCACGGCacttaatgagaaaaaaaaggcaaggaTGTGGATTTCTTTATCGTTTTgagttctttttgtttttatattcaatatattaGAAAACTGTCTAAATATCTAGCAATGTATCAATTAATTGTGGGAGTGCTTTGGGGAATTATGCATAAGATCAAGTACTAGTTTAAAGACTAAGCAATAAGtaatgacaatttttttaatgaatgttttacagaaacatttatCCTGTTGAATAAAGTAGAGGATTTTTAGACAGCTTGAACAgtatttgtctgtttctcttgtGTGAATGGGCCAACAAGGTCCAGGGAGAGAGGGAATGgaactgaaaaaatgtttacCTGTGCTTATTTTAGGGACTTACGTCACACAATCAAAATTTCACAGATTCACAGGCTCACGCATTCCGACATCAGTTCAACCTGGCGTTCATTTGCTGCATGAAGcaatctctccctctccctgttgCCTCTGTGGCCCAGATCTTGAGGAATTCATTATTCCACTAGCCACATGTGCACCAAAGGCTGATGCAGAGACCTTCTTGACTGTAAGGTCAAATTATGAGTGACTCAACTCCCCCTCTCCTCACTCACTGATTGAGTTCAGGTCTCCAGTGACACGACTTTGCTTTGAAATAGatgttgtgtatgtgtaggAAGAGCAGGCTATCAGGACCAGTGGACAAGTGAGCCCATCTTGCAGGCAGGCATCAACATTATAAAACCCATGAACATAATTACTTTGGCTCTAAATGCATCTCTGTCGATTTATTTGGAAAGACCATTCATGTGATATACAGGAAAAACATCTGTGATTACTTTTGGAGAGCGAGGCTTATGGAAATAGAGCCAACATGGGAGAGCTGGGCACTGGACATCTAC
Protein-coding regions in this window:
- the gng13b gene encoding guanine nucleotide-binding protein G(I)/G(S)/G(O) subunit gamma-13b, which produces MDEMDLPQMKKEVESLKYQLAFKREKSSKTVTDLVKWIEEVVPEDPFLNPELMKNNPWVEKGKCIIL